A stretch of Flavobacterium sp. N1994 DNA encodes these proteins:
- the gcvP gene encoding aminomethyl-transferring glycine dehydrogenase: MRTDAFALRHIGPRESDLNHMFKAIGVENMEQLIYETIPDDIRLKNDLNLEAPMTEYEYLNHIQELGKKNKVFKSYIGLGYHPTIVPAVIQRNIFENPGWYTAYTPYQAEIAQGRLEAILNFQTTVIELTGMEIANASLLDESTAAAEAMALLFDVRSRDQKKNNANKFFVSEEVLPQTISVLQTRSTPIGVELVIGNHENFDFSTDFFGAILQYPGKYGQVNDYAGFITKAKANEIKVAVAADILSLVKLTPPGEMGADVVVGTTQRFGIPMGYGGPHAAFFATKEEYKRSMPGRIIGVTIDTNGNRALRMALQTREQHIKREKATSNICTAQVLLAVMAGMYAVYHGPKGLRYIANKVHSSAVTLADALNKLGVYQTNASFFDTLLVKADAQKVKAIAEKNEVNFFYVDANTMAISLNETTSISDINQIIAIFAEATGKEKITITHLSTSDNFTPSLERKSAFLMHDVFNNHHSESQLMRYIKKLERKDLSLNHSMISLGSCTMKLNAAAEMLPLSMANWNSIHPFAPMEQAEGYITMLKKLEHQLNVVTGFAGTTLQPNSGAQGEYAGLMTIRAYHLSRGDHHRNVCLIPSSAHGTNPASAAMAGMTIIVTKTMDNGNIDVEDLRAKAIEHKDNLSCLMVTYPSTHGVFESAICEITKIIHDNGGLVYMDGANMNAQVGLTNPATIGADVCHLNLHKTFAIPHGGGGPGVGPICVNEKLVPFLPTNPVIKVGGDQAITAISAAPYGSALVCLISYGYITMLGAEGLKSATQYAILNANYIKARLEEHYPVLYSGEMGRAAHEMILDCRSFKQNGIEVTDIAKRLMDYGFHAPTVSFPVAGTLMIEPTESEDVAELDRFCDAMISIRKEIDKASADDANNVLKNAPHTLAMLTGDTWTYPYTREQAAYPLDYIHDNKFWPSVRRVDDAYGDRNLVCSCAPIEAYM, translated from the coding sequence ATGAGAACAGACGCATTTGCATTACGCCATATAGGTCCACGTGAGAGCGACCTTAACCACATGTTCAAAGCCATCGGTGTCGAAAACATGGAGCAACTGATTTACGAAACCATTCCTGATGATATCCGTTTAAAAAACGACCTTAATTTGGAGGCCCCGATGACCGAATATGAATACTTAAATCACATTCAGGAATTAGGCAAGAAAAACAAAGTCTTCAAATCGTACATCGGTTTAGGATATCACCCCACTATAGTTCCGGCTGTAATACAAAGAAATATTTTTGAAAACCCAGGTTGGTATACTGCCTATACGCCTTATCAAGCTGAAATTGCACAAGGGAGATTAGAAGCTATTTTGAACTTCCAAACTACCGTTATCGAGTTGACGGGTATGGAAATAGCCAACGCTTCTTTACTAGACGAAAGTACCGCTGCTGCCGAAGCTATGGCGCTATTATTTGACGTTCGTTCTCGTGACCAAAAGAAAAACAATGCTAACAAATTCTTCGTTTCAGAAGAAGTGTTGCCACAAACGATATCCGTTTTACAAACGCGTTCTACGCCAATTGGTGTCGAATTAGTAATTGGAAACCACGAAAATTTTGACTTTTCAACTGACTTTTTTGGAGCCATTTTACAATACCCTGGCAAATACGGTCAGGTAAATGATTATGCTGGATTTATCACAAAAGCCAAAGCCAACGAAATAAAAGTAGCCGTAGCTGCCGATATTTTATCTTTAGTAAAATTAACCCCTCCAGGAGAAATGGGAGCTGATGTAGTAGTAGGAACCACACAACGTTTCGGAATTCCGATGGGATATGGTGGTCCACACGCTGCCTTTTTTGCTACCAAAGAAGAATACAAACGTTCCATGCCAGGAAGAATCATTGGAGTAACTATTGATACTAACGGGAACAGGGCTTTACGTATGGCATTACAAACTCGTGAGCAACATATCAAACGTGAAAAAGCGACTTCTAATATTTGTACTGCTCAAGTGTTATTAGCCGTTATGGCCGGAATGTATGCGGTATATCATGGTCCAAAAGGATTGCGCTATATTGCGAATAAAGTACATTCTTCTGCGGTGACCTTGGCAGATGCTTTGAATAAATTAGGCGTATACCAAACTAACGCTTCATTCTTTGACACCCTTCTAGTAAAAGCGGATGCTCAAAAAGTAAAAGCCATTGCCGAGAAAAACGAAGTGAATTTCTTTTATGTAGATGCCAACACGATGGCTATTTCGTTAAACGAAACGACTTCGATTTCTGATATTAATCAAATCATTGCCATCTTTGCAGAAGCTACTGGAAAAGAGAAAATAACTATTACTCACCTATCTACTTCTGATAATTTTACGCCTAGCTTAGAAAGAAAATCAGCTTTCTTGATGCATGATGTGTTTAACAACCATCATTCGGAAAGTCAGTTGATGCGGTATATCAAAAAACTGGAACGTAAAGATTTATCCTTAAACCACTCGATGATTTCGTTAGGTTCTTGTACCATGAAATTAAATGCTGCTGCTGAAATGTTACCCTTATCAATGGCGAATTGGAACAGCATACACCCCTTCGCTCCTATGGAACAAGCAGAAGGGTATATCACCATGCTTAAAAAACTAGAACACCAATTAAATGTGGTTACTGGTTTTGCAGGCACAACATTACAGCCTAACTCAGGCGCCCAAGGAGAATATGCCGGGTTAATGACGATTCGAGCGTATCATTTATCTCGTGGCGATCATCACCGAAATGTATGTCTGATTCCTTCTTCGGCGCACGGGACTAATCCTGCCTCAGCTGCCATGGCTGGGATGACGATTATCGTAACCAAAACAATGGATAACGGTAATATTGATGTTGAAGATTTAAGAGCCAAAGCGATTGAACACAAAGACAATCTTTCTTGTTTGATGGTAACCTATCCATCTACTCATGGTGTTTTTGAAAGCGCTATTTGTGAAATCACTAAAATCATTCACGATAACGGTGGCTTGGTGTATATGGATGGTGCTAATATGAATGCCCAAGTAGGATTAACCAATCCTGCCACAATTGGTGCCGATGTTTGTCACTTGAACTTACACAAAACCTTTGCTATCCCTCACGGTGGTGGTGGACCTGGTGTTGGACCAATATGTGTCAACGAAAAACTAGTGCCGTTTTTACCAACTAATCCTGTAATTAAAGTAGGTGGCGACCAAGCCATTACAGCTATTTCTGCGGCACCTTATGGTTCAGCTTTAGTATGTTTGATTTCTTACGGCTATATCACTATGCTAGGGGCTGAAGGGTTGAAAAGCGCCACACAATATGCAATCTTAAATGCCAATTATATTAAAGCTCGCCTAGAAGAACATTACCCTGTTTTATATTCAGGAGAAATGGGACGTGCGGCTCACGAAATGATTTTAGATTGCCGTTCGTTCAAACAAAACGGAATTGAAGTTACCGATATCGCCAAACGTTTAATGGATTATGGTTTCCATGCTCCTACGGTTTCTTTCCCGGTAGCCGGAACTTTAATGATTGAACCTACTGAATCAGAAGATGTGGCCGAATTAGATCGTTTTTGTGATGCGATGATTTCCATCAGAAAAGAAATAGACAAAGCCAGTGCTGACGATGCGAATAACGTATTAAAAAATGCACCGCATACTTTAGCTATGTTAACTGGTGATACTTGGACTTACCCTTACACTCGTGAACAAGCAGCCTATCCATTGGATTATATTCACGACAATAAATTCTGGCCAAGCGTACGTCGTGTTGATGATGCCTATGGTGACAGAAATTTAGTTTGCTCTTGTGCTCCTATTGAGGCGTATATGTAA